The following proteins come from a genomic window of Paramicrobacterium humi:
- a CDS encoding DUF4166 domain-containing protein: MTSIFERALGADFTRLHPMMQKRFGVGLSSGYACVGRGTLTITRGPWWTVPFLQFGRLRNILTPVTGVDVPFTVENYPYRDPLGRETVTFVREYRAGRRPTRFDATMVLGARGVLDYLGTHQHLAVDLELAVDADGGLRLESGPQRFYEGPIAFRFPMLFSGYASLRERFDDEADRYRISLRVSNRVFGFLFGYEGTFTCEFSDAADAPDRLKPVRHEHRM, encoded by the coding sequence GTGACCTCGATCTTCGAACGCGCACTGGGCGCCGACTTCACCCGCCTGCATCCGATGATGCAGAAGCGCTTCGGCGTCGGCCTCTCGAGCGGCTATGCGTGCGTGGGGCGCGGCACCCTCACGATCACGCGCGGGCCGTGGTGGACGGTGCCGTTCCTGCAGTTCGGCCGGCTGCGCAACATCCTCACGCCCGTCACGGGGGTCGACGTTCCGTTCACGGTCGAGAACTATCCGTACCGCGACCCGCTCGGCCGCGAGACCGTCACCTTCGTGCGGGAGTATCGCGCCGGTCGGCGGCCGACGCGCTTCGACGCCACGATGGTGCTCGGCGCGCGCGGCGTGCTCGACTACCTCGGCACGCACCAGCACCTCGCGGTCGACCTCGAGCTCGCCGTGGACGCCGACGGCGGACTGCGCCTGGAATCCGGCCCGCAGCGCTTCTACGAGGGCCCGATCGCGTTCCGGTTCCCCATGCTCTTCAGCGGCTACGCGAGCTTACGCGAGCGGTTCGATGACGAAGCGGACCGGTACCGCATCTCGCTGCGCGTGAGCAACCGCGTCTTCGGTTTCCTCTTCGGCTACGAGGGAACCTTCACGTGCGAGTTCTCGGATGCCGCCGACGCCCCGGACCGGCTCAAACCCGTGCGCCACGAGCACCGCATGTAG
- a CDS encoding SRPBCC family protein, producing the protein MAARGIYVETLVRADIDRLWQLTQDPKLHVRWDLRFSAITPFEDLAGGGYRFRYERTLPFHTIVGTGTSIGEKTSRDGIRTSALRFTTRDRLSPLGDGRGYWRYVPTAEGTLFVTGYDYEPGWGRVLDRLVMRRLLGWMTAWSFDRLRIWAETGAEPASLFSVLAVWRADRPRASRCRRQPRAGHALSKAPATLDTLEAP; encoded by the coding sequence ATGGCCGCGCGGGGGATCTACGTCGAGACGCTCGTGCGCGCCGATATCGACAGGCTCTGGCAGCTCACGCAGGACCCCAAGCTGCACGTGCGGTGGGATCTCCGCTTCAGCGCGATCACGCCTTTTGAGGATCTCGCCGGCGGCGGCTATCGCTTCCGCTACGAGCGCACCCTGCCGTTCCACACGATCGTCGGGACGGGCACGTCGATCGGCGAGAAGACCTCGCGTGACGGCATCCGCACGTCTGCCTTGCGATTCACGACCCGCGACCGGCTCTCGCCCCTCGGCGACGGCAGAGGGTACTGGCGCTACGTGCCGACGGCCGAGGGAACGCTCTTCGTCACCGGCTATGACTACGAGCCGGGCTGGGGTCGCGTCCTCGACCGCCTCGTCATGCGGCGGCTGCTCGGCTGGATGACGGCGTGGAGCTTCGATCGGCTGCGCATCTGGGCGGAGACCGGCGCGGAGCCGGCCTCCCTGTTCTCCGTTCTCGCCGTCTGGCGCGCAGACCGGCCCCGAGCCTCCCGGTGTCGCCGGCAGCCCCGCGCAGGACACGCGCTGAGCAAAGCCCCCGCCACCCTCGACACGCTGGAGGCGCCGTGA
- a CDS encoding ABC transporter ATP-binding protein yields the protein MARRDKKNAASATGIAEAEAQKTDDELLEFTPAEADGDMFGGAPAKKAKHFGPSAKRLMGLLKPERAGMSIVVALVVVSVVLTVIAPKVLGAAMDVIFNGVIGAQLPAGVPLQTIIDQARAAGQDDFAQMLATANVVPGQGIDFVALSRLIFIVLGMYVVASILMWAQGFILNALVMRVVYRLREDIEAKLNRLPLSYFDTRQRGDLMSRVTNDVDNIQASLQQAFSQLVQSLLTIIGIAAMMFIVSWQLALIALIALPLSGIIAGVIGVRSQKLFAAQWKNTGTLNGHIEESYSGLELVRAFGRDAEMLEEFDDRNEKLFTASFGAQFVSGMIMPAMQFVSYLSYVLIAVVGGLRVASGQMTLGDATAFIQYSREFTQPISEMAGVANMVQSGVASAERTFELLDAEEQEPDDVRATLPSTTDGHVSFEDVSFSYSPDTRLIEDVSFDVKPGQTVAIVGPTGAGKTTLVNLVMRFYEITGGRILLDGIDTRELSRADLRSRVGMVLQDTWLFEGTIRENIRYGRLDATDEEVVEAATATMVDRFVRQLPDGYDTMVDAEGGSVSVGERQLITIARAFLANPSLLILDEATSSVDTRTELLVQNAMAALRTDRTSFVIAHRLSTIRDAHTILVMQHGAIVEHGTHDELLEKRGAYFELYMTQFRGEDREEQFETEEALEAVTESPVTQDVPAATGAIPTVSDTAE from the coding sequence ATGGCCCGTCGCGACAAGAAGAATGCGGCATCCGCGACCGGGATCGCCGAGGCGGAAGCGCAGAAGACCGACGACGAGCTGCTCGAGTTCACGCCCGCGGAAGCCGACGGCGACATGTTCGGCGGCGCACCCGCGAAGAAGGCGAAGCACTTCGGGCCCTCCGCCAAGCGACTCATGGGGCTGCTGAAGCCCGAGCGTGCGGGAATGTCCATCGTCGTCGCGCTCGTCGTCGTGTCGGTCGTGCTGACCGTGATCGCGCCCAAGGTCCTCGGCGCGGCGATGGACGTCATCTTCAATGGAGTCATCGGCGCGCAGCTTCCCGCCGGAGTCCCGCTGCAGACGATCATCGACCAGGCGAGGGCGGCCGGGCAGGATGACTTCGCGCAAATGCTCGCGACCGCGAACGTCGTTCCCGGTCAGGGCATCGACTTCGTCGCGCTCAGCCGGCTCATCTTCATCGTGCTCGGCATGTACGTGGTCGCCTCGATCCTCATGTGGGCGCAGGGCTTCATCCTCAACGCTCTCGTGATGCGGGTCGTGTACCGCCTGCGCGAAGACATCGAGGCGAAGCTCAACCGGCTTCCGCTGAGCTACTTCGACACGCGCCAGCGCGGCGATCTCATGTCGCGCGTCACGAATGACGTGGACAACATCCAGGCCTCGCTGCAGCAGGCGTTCTCGCAGCTCGTGCAGTCGCTGCTCACGATCATCGGCATCGCCGCGATGATGTTCATCGTGTCGTGGCAGCTCGCGCTCATCGCGCTCATCGCCCTTCCGCTCTCGGGCATCATCGCCGGCGTCATCGGCGTTCGCTCGCAGAAGCTGTTCGCGGCGCAGTGGAAGAACACGGGAACGCTCAATGGCCACATCGAGGAGTCGTACTCGGGTCTCGAGCTCGTGCGCGCCTTCGGCCGCGACGCCGAGATGCTCGAGGAGTTCGACGACCGCAATGAGAAGCTTTTCACGGCGTCGTTCGGCGCGCAGTTCGTCTCGGGCATGATCATGCCGGCCATGCAGTTCGTCTCGTACCTCTCGTATGTGCTCATCGCCGTCGTCGGCGGCTTGCGCGTGGCATCCGGTCAGATGACCCTCGGCGACGCGACAGCCTTCATCCAGTACTCCCGCGAGTTCACGCAGCCGATCAGCGAGATGGCCGGCGTCGCGAACATGGTGCAGTCGGGCGTCGCCTCGGCCGAGCGCACCTTCGAGCTGCTCGATGCCGAGGAGCAGGAGCCCGACGATGTTCGCGCCACGCTGCCGTCCACGACCGATGGTCACGTGAGCTTCGAAGACGTCTCGTTCAGCTACTCGCCCGACACGCGTCTCATCGAGGACGTCTCGTTCGACGTGAAGCCGGGCCAGACCGTTGCGATCGTCGGCCCGACCGGCGCGGGCAAGACAACCCTCGTGAACCTCGTCATGCGGTTCTACGAGATCACCGGTGGCCGCATCCTGCTCGACGGCATCGACACGCGTGAGCTCTCGCGCGCCGACCTGCGCTCGCGCGTCGGCATGGTGCTGCAGGACACGTGGCTGTTCGAGGGCACCATCCGAGAGAACATCCGCTACGGGCGGCTCGACGCGACCGACGAGGAGGTCGTCGAGGCGGCCACCGCGACCATGGTCGACCGCTTCGTGCGCCAGCTTCCCGACGGGTACGACACGATGGTGGATGCCGAGGGCGGAAGCGTCTCGGTCGGCGAACGCCAGCTCATCACGATCGCCCGTGCGTTCCTGGCCAACCCGTCCCTGCTCATCCTCGACGAGGCGACGAGCTCGGTCGACACGCGCACGGAGCTGCTCGTGCAGAACGCCATGGCAGCGCTGCGCACCGACCGCACGTCGTTCGTGATCGCGCACCGGCTCTCGACGATCCGCGACGCGCACACGATTCTCGTGATGCAGCACGGCGCGATCGTGGAGCACGGCACGCACGACGAGCTTCTCGAGAAGCGGGGCGCGTACTTCGAGCTGTACATGACGCAGTTCCGCGGTGAAGATCGCGAGGAGCAGTTCGAGACGGAGGAGGCACTCGAGGCCGTGACCGAATCGCCCGTGACCCAAGACGTCCCCGCCGCGACGGGAGCGATCCCGACGGTGAGCGACACGGCGGAGTGA